The segment TCGCGACCGGAACCTGAATCAACTCGGCAACTTCATCCACCTGAATCTCAAAAACGGGCTCCTTCGACAGCCAACCGACAAATGGAGTCACTGTGAAATCGGAAGGCGGAACCCAAACCGGATTGAGGGTTCCAAGGATTTCGATTTCGTTTCGATCGATGCCAATCTCTTCTTCGGCTTCACGTCGCGCTGCCTGTTCGAGCGTTTCACCTTCGTCAACACGGCCACCCGGAAGCGAAATCTGTCCGGGATGATGCTGCAGTGTGTCTTTGCGACGTGTCAAAACCGTTTCCAACACGTTTCGATCAACCGTCGGATAGATCAACACAACAACTGCGGCTTGCCGTCCGTCGCCCGGCAGTGAATCGGGGCGAGTTGGTGGTCGCACGAGTTTTGCGGAACTCATTTCGGAAACCCAGCCATCGGGATGAGGGCTGCCGACCGCTTGTTCGATCAGGCTGCGGTTCATCGCGTTCGCTGCCATGGAATTGGGTCAAGTCGAAAGTACTTTTTCAAAAGTGAAAACAGTTCGCCATACTCGCGGGACATCTCTCGTGGCTGTTCGAAAAAAGTCTCCGTGGCCACGGCAAAGTATTCGGCCTCATTGGTGGCACCATAGTGATCAAGCAGCGTTCGGCGGCCAGTTTCTTTGGCCTGGACAAGCTCCGCATAGCCCTCTTCGACGACGCGGCTCCAGGTCTGAGTTGATTCTGCGTCGTCGAACATCACGCTGCCTCCCATCTCTCCGTCGATCCCGTCGAGTGCGTGAGCGAACTCATGGATCACGACGTTTTGTCCGTCGTCTTCGTTGCGGCCTCCGCTGAGCGAATCTTTCCAGGAAAGAATGATCGGTCCGCCCTGCCAAGCTTCACCGGCGCGATGCGAAGCGTGGCCTTCGGTCAAACCATCACCCGTCATCCGGCGGAAGGCTTGTGGATAAACCAGAATCGTCTTCACGTTGTCGAAGTACCAGTCGTTCACGCCCAGCAACATCAAACAGGCCTGAGCCGCGATCGTGACCTGCATTTCTTCGGTCAGCTGCAGCCCTTCACAGCCCTCCCAATTTTTCTCGGCGACGAAAACCTTGACTCGATCCTGCAGCGCTCGCATTTGCAAATCGCTCATCTCCCACGTCAGTCGAACGTTACGTTGCAGATGCAGATCCCAGGGTTCCGGCCAAGGATTAGCCAGAATTTTCTTGCGACGACGATTTCGAAACCAACTGAACATCTACCTGTTTTCCTCTGTCGCCGAACCGCGGCTTTCCTGAGCCAGATCCATCATCAGTCGCACGACTTCTGGCGCATTGACGTAGTTGCCGCCGGTCACCAGCAGATCATCGCGAACCACAACTGCCAAGTCATCACGACGCGGCAGCTCCGTCCAAATTGCTCCGGATCGGTCACGAACCGCATCTGAAATGTAGCGACAACTGGCAGCTTTCTTTCCATGGAGCAAGCCAGCATTGGCCAACACGGCCGTCCCGCCACAAATGCTACCGACCGGTTTGCGATTGGCCAACATCGACCGGGCGAAGTCTCTCGCTTGATCGTTAAGCTTGGGATCGAAAGCGTAGAGCGTACTATCGGGTGAATCTCCATTCCAGCCGCCGGTAAAAACGAGCGCGTCAAAATCAGCAGCATCCAATTCGCCAAGCGTCCGAGTCACCTCGACCACTGACGGTTTGGCTCCCTTTTTCCGCGAGCTAAACTTAACGCGCCCTGCCTGATCAGAAACGTATTCCAGTTCCACGTTCTGGTAACGTTTCAGGCTTCGGCTGATTTCCTGAATTTCTGGATGAAAGGCGAATCTCGATGGCACGACAATGGCAAACTTGATGTTGCCCGTTGGCAGATCGCCGAGCGGCTGACTGGAAGACATCCCCGGAATCAGACCAAACAACCAAAGAGCCAACAGCACCATGATTGGACCGCCGATCACCGCAAAGATTTTGCCCGTGGAGCGTTTCCGTTGGGCGACTATCGTCTCTTCTTTTCTTGCTGGATTGCCGATTCCCGAAAATGCGCGCGTTAGTTCGGCGTACGACTGAAATCGCAGTTCTGGATTCTTGTGCATCATCTTTTCCACGACAGCAAGCATTCCAGGATCGAGTCCGGGCGCAACGTCAATTAGCGAGGGCGCGTCGTGTTCAAGATGCCCAGCCAGTTTTTCGCCAACCGACATTCCGGCAAATGGTGGGGTACCTGAAAGCAGGAAATACAAAGTGCATCCCAACCCATAGATGTCACTTCGAAAGTCCGCCGAAGCCGAATCGCGAATTTGTTCCGGCGCGATGTAGTCCGGCGTCCCGAAGACTTCGCCTTCGAGCGTCAACGATCCTGCCGCGTCTTCTGATTGCGCCAGAACAAGTTTCGCCAATCCGAAATCGGTGACTTTTACTTTCCCGTCAGGCAACAACATAATATTCTGCGGCTTGATATCGCGATGGATCATGCCTTGATGTGACGCGTATTCCAGACCGCTAACGATCTGAATTGCGATCTCTTTCGCTTCGTCACCGCCAAGGGTACCTTCGCGTTCCACAACGTCCGAAAGTTTTTCTCCTTCCACCAGTTCCATCACCAGGATATTGAGCCCGTTGGAGACTTCGGCGTCATAGCTGTGAACGATGTTGGGATGATTGAGTTTTGCCGCGACTCTGATTTCGTTTTGAAATCTGGCGACCGCCCGATCATTTTCGAACAGGCTCTGTTTGAGTACTTTGATTGCGACCGGCCGATCCATGGACCGCTGTCTGGCTCGAAAAACGTCTCCCATTCCTCCAGCGCCTATGCATTCGATCAATTCGTAGCGTTCGTGATTCCGCAGCGATTCTGGTATCGCCTGATTTCCGGGTGCCACGGACTGGTTGAGAAGGGTTCCAACCTCGAGCAGCCGTTCACCCAGTGTGTCGCCGTCGATGTGTTCAAGCCGCCTCGCGCATTTCGTACAGCGTTCCAGATGCCGCTCCATCACAGCCTGATTTTCCGATGAAAGTTCACCGTTGATGAATCTGGAAAGCTGCCGCTGGTTAGGGTGTTTGGGCCTGGGCTTGCTGTCTGAAGACTTTATATCGGAACGATTCATACCGGTACCGCGGGAAGGCATTTTGCAATTTTAGCGGATCGTACTTTCATACTCAGTCAATCAAGTGCCGGCCCACGACACGCAACCGGGCCATGACTCTGGATTTTGCAATGAAAATACTGTTTACCGTCACGTTCAGCTCTTTCGCGACATCTGCTGGTTTCGCTCCGTCGACAGCAACTCGCTTGAACGCATCCCAGGTGCCCGGCCGAAAATCATTCTCGATTTGGCGTAGCAGGGTGGCCAAAACTTGTTGATCGTACTCTCGATTCCATTGTTGGCTCAGTTCGCTGTTTTCCGATTTCAGCTGATTCAACGTTTCCTGAAAAGAGGTCTTTCCGGTTGCGATCGGTTGAATCTTTTTCGCACGCCAGAACTCCAACAAACAGTTTCTGGTTATGTTCCGCACCCAGCTTCGAAACGCTCCTTCGCGACCCGCATGCCTGAACTCAGGAAGTTTGCGAACGACAACGGCCAAAACATTTTGCGAGAGATCATTTAAATCGCTCGACGGCGCACCAAATCGCACCAGCCATTTTTCAATCAATGGTTGATAGATGCTCAACATTCTTTCCCAGGCGTCGTGGTCCTCTTCCTTTTTCTGAAGAAGATCCAGAAGACTGATGGAGGTCGGTTGCACTGCTGACTCGGTGAAATGACTTGTTTCGTACGCCCGATTCTAGCAGCTTTCGACACGATAGTCGGTTTTTCGATCCGTTTTGAAACCTGCGACCTCTTCCGCCGAATGACCAATCCCGCAAATGCAAATCCCAGCCAACCAATCGCACCCGGTTCAGGAACGGCGGATACGTCGAGCCTGACCCTGTCAAAATCGACTTCCAGATCTGGTGAAGTCGCTTGGTCGAATCCTGCCGGGATCTCATTCAGATTGACGATCCGGATTCCCAGCGGTTGGCCAAGCTGTGCATGTGACGCCGAAGTCTGAAACGAGACAGTCGACGTTGCGAATTCGGCTTCGGGTATCGTCAACGAATTCAAATCCTGCGCAAGCACGACTCCACCGGCAAGCAAATCGACTTGAT is part of the Mariniblastus fucicola genome and harbors:
- a CDS encoding NUDIX hydrolase, whose protein sequence is MNRSLIEQAVGSPHPDGWVSEMSSAKLVRPPTRPDSLPGDGRQAAVVVLIYPTVDRNVLETVLTRRKDTLQHHPGQISLPGGRVDEGETLEQAARREAEEEIGIDRNEIEILGTLNPVWVPPSDFTVTPFVGWLSKEPVFEIQVDEVAELIQVPVARLLDPSIRQFSSVRSDSKERSVPWFSVADHQVWGATAIILDDFSQRLRRVQESTGRK
- a CDS encoding M90 family metallopeptidase → MFSWFRNRRRKKILANPWPEPWDLHLQRNVRLTWEMSDLQMRALQDRVKVFVAEKNWEGCEGLQLTEEMQVTIAAQACLMLLGVNDWYFDNVKTILVYPQAFRRMTGDGLTEGHASHRAGEAWQGGPIILSWKDSLSGGRNEDDGQNVVIHEFAHALDGIDGEMGGSVMFDDAESTQTWSRVVEEGYAELVQAKETGRRTLLDHYGATNEAEYFAVATETFFEQPREMSREYGELFSLLKKYFRLDPIPWQRTR
- a CDS encoding protein kinase domain-containing protein gives rise to the protein MNRSDIKSSDSKPRPKHPNQRQLSRFINGELSSENQAVMERHLERCTKCARRLEHIDGDTLGERLLEVGTLLNQSVAPGNQAIPESLRNHERYELIECIGAGGMGDVFRARQRSMDRPVAIKVLKQSLFENDRAVARFQNEIRVAAKLNHPNIVHSYDAEVSNGLNILVMELVEGEKLSDVVEREGTLGGDEAKEIAIQIVSGLEYASHQGMIHRDIKPQNIMLLPDGKVKVTDFGLAKLVLAQSEDAAGSLTLEGEVFGTPDYIAPEQIRDSASADFRSDIYGLGCTLYFLLSGTPPFAGMSVGEKLAGHLEHDAPSLIDVAPGLDPGMLAVVEKMMHKNPELRFQSYAELTRAFSGIGNPARKEETIVAQRKRSTGKIFAVIGGPIMVLLALWLFGLIPGMSSSQPLGDLPTGNIKFAIVVPSRFAFHPEIQEISRSLKRYQNVELEYVSDQAGRVKFSSRKKGAKPSVVEVTRTLGELDAADFDALVFTGGWNGDSPDSTLYAFDPKLNDQARDFARSMLANRKPVGSICGGTAVLANAGLLHGKKAASCRYISDAVRDRSGAIWTELPRRDDLAVVVRDDLLVTGGNYVNAPEVVRLMMDLAQESRGSATEENR
- a CDS encoding RNA polymerase sigma factor, whose translation is MSIYQPLIEKWLVRFGAPSSDLNDLSQNVLAVVVRKLPEFRHAGREGAFRSWVRNITRNCLLEFWRAKKIQPIATGKTSFQETLNQLKSENSELSQQWNREYDQQVLATLLRQIENDFRPGTWDAFKRVAVDGAKPADVAKELNVTVNSIFIAKSRVMARLRVVGRHLID
- a CDS encoding PEP-CTERM sorting domain-containing protein; translation: MKQIYLLGLIMFACSAGTCRQTRADLVNVVNSGFEDTTGQTVFNEFTFGEPVGWTNYNPDGILPSSGIFPGTLRPNGVDFFDDLAPEGERVAILFNSTRQGEGVYGMEQTLSTVLKSDTRYTLTVEVGNIASGFASNGTFFNLDEFPGYQVDLLAGGVVLAQDLNSLTIPEAEFATSTVSFQTSASHAQLGQPLGIRIVNLNEIPAGFDQATSPDLEVDFDRVRLDVSAVPEPGAIGWLGFAFAGLVIRRKRSQVSKRIEKPTIVSKAARIGRTKQVISPSQQCNRPPSVFWIFFRKRKRTTTPGKEC